A single region of the Pogoniulus pusillus isolate bPogPus1 chromosome Z, bPogPus1.pri, whole genome shotgun sequence genome encodes:
- the DIMT1 gene encoding probable dimethyladenosine transferase, translating into MPKVRARKLPRQENREVRATGILFNKGAGQHILKNPLVVNSIIEKAALRRTDVILEVGPGTGNLTVKMLEKVKKVIACEIDPRLVGELQKRVQGTCLANKLEIKVGDILKTDLPFFDACVANLPYQISSPFVFKLLLHRPFFRCAILMFQREFALRLVAKPGTKLYCRLSINTQLLARVDHLMKVGKNNFRPPPKVESSVVRIEPKNPPPPINFQEWDGLVRIAFVRKNKTLAAAFKSSAVEQLLDHNYRIHCSLHNTEIPENFKIAEKIQTVLKNTGYSEKRARSMDIDDFIRLLHGFNSEGIHFS; encoded by the exons ATGCCCAAGGTGCGGGCCAGGAAACTGCCGCGGCAGGAGAACCGGGAAGTCCGCGCCACCG GCATCCTCTTCAACAAAGGGGCCGGCCAGCACATCCTGAAGAACCCTCTCGTCGTCAACAGCATCATCGAGAAG GCTGCCCTGCGGCGTACAGATGTCATTCTGGAAGTAGGCCCAGGAACTGGCAACCTGACAGTGAAGATGTTAGAGAAAGTAAAAAAA GTTATTGCTTGTGAAATTGACCCTAGACTTGTTGGTGAACTTCAGAAGAGAGTCCAGGGCAC GTGTCTGGCAAACAAGCTTGAAATCAAGGTTGGAGATATCTTGAAAACAGACTTACCATTCTTTGATGCCTGCGTGGCTAACTTGCCTTACCAG atttcatcaccttttgttttcaagtTGTTGCTTCATAGACCTTTTTTCAG GTGTGCAATACTTATGTTTCAAAGGGAATTCGCACTCCGCTTGGTTGCAAAACCAGGAACTAAACTCTACTGCAGACTTTCTATTAATACGCAGTTATTAGCTCGAGTGGACCATCTGATGAAG GTTGGAAAGAACAACTTCAGGCCTCCTCCCAAAGTTGAATCCAGTGTTGTCAGAATAGAGCCAAAGAACCCACCACCACCTATCAACTTCCAG GAATGGGATGGTCTGGTAAGGATAGCCTTTGTTAGGAAAAACAAGACACTTGCTGCAGCATTTAA GTCAAGTGCTGTAGAGCAGTTGCTGGATCATAATTACCGAATTCATTGTTCCTTACATAATACA GAAATACCAGAAAACTTCAAAATTGCAGAGAAAATACAGACAGTCCTGAAAAATACAGGTTACTCTGAAAAGCGAGCCCGCTCAATGGATATAGATGATTTCATtag ACTGTTGCACGGCTTCAATTCAGAAGGCATCCATTTCTCCTAG